The following are encoded together in the Lathyrus oleraceus cultivar Zhongwan6 chromosome 3, CAAS_Psat_ZW6_1.0, whole genome shotgun sequence genome:
- the LOC127128173 gene encoding membrane-anchored ubiquitin-fold protein 4, which yields MPEEELVELKFRLYDGSDIGPFRYSPTSTVSMLKERIFAEWPKDKKIIPKAANDIKLINAGKILENNKTVGQCRVPFGELPKGVITMHVVVQPSLAKAKSDKVDDTPRKHFCGCTIL from the exons ATGCCGGAAGAAGAATTGGTGGAGCTCAAGTTCCGTTTATACGATGGATCGGATATTGGACCGTTTCGTTATTCACCAACTTCAACTGTATCTATGCTCAAGGAAAGGATTTTTGCTGAATGGCCTAAAG ACAAGAAAATCATACCAAAGGCAGCAAATGATATAAAACTCATAAATGCTGGTAAAATTTTGGAGAACAACAAAACGGTTGGCCAGTGTAGAGTGCCTTTTGGTGAGCTTCCTAAGGGGGTCATCACCATGCACGTTGTCGTCCAGCCATCTTTGGCAAAAGCAAAATCAG ACAAAGTTGATGATACACCCAGAAAACATTTTTGTGGGTGTACAATATTGTGA